The Brassica napus cultivar Da-Ae chromosome C1, Da-Ae, whole genome shotgun sequence DNA segment aaaatggaaaagcCCGTCTCGTGACGAATCCGGCCCAGGAAGAGGTGCAAACCGACCtagagagagtatataaggagggctTAATGCGAGGAGCAAGAGAGagctttctcagagcaaacttaatacttagaacaatttaggcatttttccgtttttactaccgagctgcgactcgactaggttagaatttaggtggctagactagcgaacgtaccgacagctctcgtggcctaggatcttacctgttgttcacgctcaaacgtcaattcggaaataagacctctttgttctcttttcgctcttttacgatttattacttttgactctttcatattgattgtgttgtgcgtggcccagcagataaccgggaccttcagggaaggctaggttagcttggctttcctccgattaacaaatctcgacgttgtgaatttcggttcccacaatgtTGTATGGAAGTTTGCATACGCAAGGAAGTTTTGTGGTTAGACAAGTTGGTGCTAGGTGTTGAACCCTAAGTCACCCCAACGAAGTTTTGTGGTTAGGAAAGTTGTGGTCCCGATGTTCACAACGAAAGGATGTGAGAAACACTGTGGTTGTGGCTTCATGGTGGATGCGCGGTGGTGGATGATGTGGTTGTGGTATAGGTGGTGATATTGgtacataattatttttttgaatgttTAATATAAGATGGGGGAAGCAATTAAGAACATTGTTGCATAGTAGTTGGGGTGCCATGTTTAATACTACATGCTTAAATTGGTTCTAGAACCAGATCTAGACCTTAGAGCTAATACTCTCTGAAACCTCAACAATCTTGGTGATAGTTTTCTTCATGTCAAGAAGTTCTTGCTAAAGTTGGATCAGGTCTTGTTCGAACGTGGCTTGTTTTTTTGCGAAAATGTCTGAATGTTATCTTTCTTCATGTCAAGACTTTTTTTGTGTAATTGGTATGAGCTGTCGAGTATTTTGGATTTATGTATGCGAGGATGTGGATGATATGTTTGTAGTTGGGTTGTTGCTTTGACGTAGCATCCACATGTAGATTTGTGATGCTTTTTGGAAATTGGATGTTATGTTTGTGAACAAGATTGTtattatttcaatttattttggttatcaTACCTAGAAATCTCCCTCTACATAAGGATCTGGAAGTGGTTGTTTGTGAACAAGCGTGGTGTTGTATGGAAGTTTGCATACTGAACGAAGTTTTTGTGGTTAGACAAGTTGTGGTCAGGGTGAACATAAGTGATGCGAGACAGTAAGGTGTGGTAAGGAGACTGTGGCCAGTAGGTTGTGGCTAGGTGTTGAAATGGTTTGGAAAATCTATGTTTTGATGTGTCTGTGGAGATGCTGAAACACAAATTTGTACTTGTGGATGCGCGGATGTGGATGATGTGGTTATGGTATAGGTGTTGATGTTGGAGTCTAAATTTTGTGTTGAATATTTAATACAAGAAAGGGAAAAGCAAGTAAGAACATTGTTGCGTACTAGATGGATAGCAATGTTTAATACAAGATGATGGGAATTGGTTCTAGAACCATATCTAGACCTTAGATTTAATACCCTCTAAAACCTCAACAATCTCGCTGATATCTTTCTTCATGTCAATAAGTTCTTGCTTAAGTTGGATAAGGTCCAGTTCGAACGTCGCTTGTTTATCTGCCAAAAGGCCCAACTCTTCGGAATTAGCTTCGTCAACCCACTTGAAAACATGGCCTGTACCGGAAGTTGTTCCGCAACGAAAGAACCTTCTGCCAGGGTTTTTTTTAGTCTTGGAAGTGAGCACAATGGTCTGAGATCCGCAATGGCACTGCCTGGGGATTCCGTGAACATTCTCCATAGTTGGAGTCTACGAAAAAAAGGTGATAAACGTACATGAAAGAAATGGTCTTCGTACAAGGAAAGAAAGCGAAAGCGGGCTTACAAGAGAGGCTGAGCCGAGTATGTAACCTGTAAACAGAGGGTCGAGAGTGTGGAAGTAAATTCCCTTGTAAGTCCAGAAaattgttgtgttttttttttagatataaGATCGAGTAATATGACTTTCATAAGAGCATGTGTAGATATTTATCAATTTACAGGTGGGGGAGTTCTTCTCGAGGTCCAAAGACAAAACACTGCGTTACGATGTACCTGTGGTCGTGGACGCGTAGCAGTGGTTGGGTACACATTGTATGTTTCTGTTACATTACTGTGGATATGTTCCCGTGGTTACTGATACATGTTGtggatgattttttttgtttagttaagGAGCAATGTGTTTTAGGATTAAAAGGACAAAGGTAAGGAGAATTAAAACATAGGTTAATTAATTACCAAAAGCTCCCACAAAGTCTAGTTGGGTGACATTAGGTTACATAATAGGTCCTAGCCGGAATGGCACTAATACATAAAGTCTGAGACTTAGCCGAGTAGGGCACATTAGTAGAACACAGAAAAATGTGCCTCCTGAACCAAAAAAGGAAAGTTGTGGTAAGAAGATTACAGAGGGGTAGTGGCGTGGTAAGCTGGTAGGACGATGGTTTTATACGCTTCCATTGCGTATTGTTGTCGGAACTTGTCAACATTGTCATCTGTGATCCCGCTCATGTGTGGATATGGATCGCCATAAAGGTGCAGCTCCATAAACTTCACACAGATTAGCCCACAGTCGCCAGACCTGATGTTTTGATAGGTGCCCGGTTTGCGCTGACATGTGAAAGGTGAAAGATCATGGGAGTTGTTCTTTGCCACATAGCGGATAAGATAGGAGAGCATCTGCAGAATGGGCTTGAGGAAACCTAGAACAGCGTCCTCGTCGTAGAGATCGGGTAGTGAATCAAGAACTTTGACATGTCCAGCAACGAGGTTGATAGCTAGCCCCACGTAGTGCCTGTCGTCCCTGATCATAGAAGTGTAGACCTTGTGAACTTTTTTCATCCATGTTTGACTAGGAAGCAAGATCAGTTTTGATAGTCGAGAGTCCCACCGGATCTTGTCTTTTTTATTGCAGCTTGGAATTGGCGATCTTTGGACTGCATCAATGATGTTAAGGTGGGCGGTGTAAATGAGGCATTCTCCATAAGGAGCATGTGCATTAGCACAGACATGTGCTGGAGGAAACATCGGTCATTGTTATTGAGTGAGAAAAGAGGAGATGGAAAATCATGATATCAATAACTATAGAGGCACGTACCACTGAGTCCGTCCATTGGGAGGGAGTGGCTAGCTGGAGGAGGAACTGGttgttaaaatagatttttgaaCGTGTAACGTGGAAGCTGGCACGCAGAGAAATACCAAAACAATATAAGTAGAGTAGGAAAAGGTGTGGTCAGAGGAAGGATATGGAATTGTACTTACACATTCTTTTACGACAATGTTTTAGAGAAAAGGTCACAGAGATCCTTCGGCGGCGGTGTTATAAGAAGATAATGGGGAAAATCAGGGCGGTTGATGAAGGCTTCGGCGAGGGTCTTTTCATCGTCAGACGGAGAATGAAGTGTATTTTTCTGGCCGTCGATGAGTCACTGAGCTCGCAAACATCATGGTCTCTCGTTTGTGCCTGCAATATAAGCTCGAGGAAAAGGGAGCAAGTACGAGAAGCAATACATTGAGTTCGTCCACGACCATTCATACTGTCTTGTCCGGTGAGGAATCACTGAGTTTTCCCACCCCGTGCTCACTTTTTTGTTCCTGCAGCAAGTAAAGAAGTGAGTTAGTTCACAAATGAAGATAGTTATTAGAAGACAACCAATAAAGTATGTACAATAAAAAAGTGACATTTACTTCATCGATCAAACTGCTGGGTGTTGTCGGGAACGCACTGGTAGACCCTTTAAGAACAGCAGTTGCAGCGAAAGCGTTGGGCGTGGAGAAATGGGTAGAAAACCCTGCAGGGTTGTTGGGTGAGCTGGTGGGTGTCGTAGTGACAGCAGGTGGTGGGGTAAATAGTGTTAGAGGGGAGCTGCTGTGGTAGTGACAtgaggtggggggggggggtaaatAGTGGTAGAGGGGAGTATGGAAGGATTGAGGAATCGTATACCGGTTGGCCATTCTAGTAATGTTAGACTGTGAGCAGGTGAGGTGAAAAACCCTAGAATAGGGAAGGATCACTCAATCGGACTAAGGagatatgaactcgccaaaagggAGAACTAGTGGATTGAACGGTGACACAAAAGGTGCAgaaagtctcttgatactaACAGACTTCagttgttgcttgatatgacgcatAAGTCCAACAAAAGAGGGGTTTCTATACGTTtcttgatatgacgcacaagtccaacGAAATAGAGATTTGTTTACTCGGAGATAACTtcaccaagaaacaaaaagtgttctacaaagaacaaagagataaaatcaaataaaaggGAAAAAATGCATTATTTCGTGGCTCATAGgccatatttataggattacaattgtagaaatccaaagaagaatgtgcaaAAAACAAGgcattaaaaatagaaacaaagacttgactaaataaagcctttgactgaaacttggaATGCCTCTTGATATAGCCAGAACCAGGACTTTGAAAATT contains these protein-coding regions:
- the LOC125579977 gene encoding uncharacterized protein At1g43920, Chloroplastic-like; translation: MENVHGIPRQCHCGSQTIVLTSKTKKNPGRRFFRCGTTSGTGHVFKWVDEANSEELGLLADKQATFELDLIQLKQELIDMKKDISEIVEVLEGIKSKV